One Bacillus horti DNA segment encodes these proteins:
- a CDS encoding small, acid-soluble spore protein, alpha/beta type: MGRRRGIMSEALKYELAKELGFYDTVQQEGWGGIRAQDAGNMVKRAIEIAQQSLVQQNHKQE; the protein is encoded by the coding sequence ATGGGTAGAAGACGTGGGATCATGTCAGAAGCGTTGAAATATGAATTAGCCAAAGAGCTAGGATTTTATGATACCGTCCAGCAAGAGGGATGGGGAGGAATTCGAGCACAGGATGCCGGGAACATGGTCAAACGCGCGATTGAAATAGCTCAGCAAAGTCTTGTACAGCAGAACCATAAACAAGAATAG
- the ispE gene encoding 4-(cytidine 5'-diphospho)-2-C-methyl-D-erythritol kinase — protein MNVSYKAPAKINLTLDVLHKRDDGYHEVEMVMTTIDLADQLHFTLREDKKIILDCSASYVPTDQRNLVYQVAKLLQERFGVEQGVSVYIEKNIPVAAGLAGGSSDAAMAIKGLNELWKLNLSIEQMAEIGAEIGSDVPFCIYGGTALATGRGEIIHPLPSPPPFWVILAKPPIGVSTGNIYRKLKASEITEHPNTERMIEAIKEKDFPTMAATLGNVLEEVTLKEHPQVQRIKERMQKDGADGVLMSGSGPTVYAITQKESKVQRLYNALKGFCRDVYVVRSIGERK, from the coding sequence ATGAACGTATCCTATAAGGCTCCGGCTAAAATAAACTTAACACTAGATGTTTTACATAAAAGAGATGACGGTTATCATGAAGTAGAAATGGTCATGACGACTATTGATTTAGCAGATCAGTTACATTTTACTTTACGAGAGGATAAAAAAATTATATTGGACTGCTCAGCAAGCTATGTCCCAACGGATCAGAGGAATCTTGTATATCAGGTAGCTAAACTGCTTCAGGAGCGCTTTGGTGTGGAACAAGGGGTGTCCGTCTACATTGAGAAGAATATTCCTGTTGCTGCGGGGCTAGCAGGTGGATCAAGTGATGCAGCGATGGCCATCAAAGGATTAAATGAACTGTGGAAGCTTAATCTATCGATAGAGCAAATGGCTGAAATTGGAGCAGAGATTGGCTCAGATGTTCCTTTTTGCATTTATGGGGGGACAGCTTTAGCTACTGGTCGAGGAGAGATTATTCATCCTCTACCTTCTCCGCCTCCTTTTTGGGTGATCCTAGCCAAGCCACCTATCGGGGTGTCTACAGGGAACATCTATCGAAAGCTTAAGGCAAGTGAAATAACGGAGCATCCGAACACGGAACGGATGATTGAAGCCATTAAGGAGAAAGACTTTCCTACGATGGCAGCTACACTAGGTAATGTCCTAGAGGAAGTCACCTTGAAGGAGCACCCTCAGGTTCAGAGGATCAAGGAAAGAATGCAGAAGGATGGAGCGGATGGGGTGCTAATGTCAGGCAGTGGCCCTACCGTTTATGCCATTACACAGAAGGAATCCAAGGTACAACGCCTGTATAACGCTTTGAAGGGTTTCTGTCGGGATGTGTACGTCGTACGTTCTATCGGTGAGAGAAAATAG
- the purR gene encoding pur operon repressor has protein sequence MKKLRRSARIADMTQYLLEKPHLLIPLTYFSERYGSAKSSISEDLQIIKEVFELEQLGELKTLPGAAGGVKYMPKVSMEQAKKWVEEIRVGLEDSSRILPGGYLYMSDYLHQPQIVNQLGKIFCSAYHGLDVDYVMTVETKGIPLAYATAQYLNVPIIIVRRDNRVTEGSVVSINYVSGSSKRIQTMSLSRRALPANAKVLIMDDFMKAGGTIRGMMDLLLEFQAEVVGTCVFVEAEHKEERLVDQVRSLIRIKHIDSTNKQITMETGSLFDNLE, from the coding sequence GTGAAAAAATTACGTCGCAGTGCTAGAATCGCAGATATGACCCAGTATCTGCTAGAGAAACCTCACCTCCTGATTCCTCTGACCTATTTTTCTGAACGCTATGGTTCAGCTAAATCCTCGATTAGTGAGGACTTACAAATTATTAAAGAAGTGTTTGAACTAGAGCAGCTTGGAGAACTTAAAACACTACCAGGAGCAGCTGGTGGTGTTAAATATATGCCGAAGGTAAGCATGGAACAAGCGAAAAAATGGGTAGAGGAGATTCGAGTTGGGTTAGAGGACTCATCGAGAATCCTACCAGGCGGCTATTTATACATGTCGGACTATTTACATCAGCCACAGATCGTGAATCAGCTGGGCAAAATCTTTTGCTCTGCCTATCATGGACTGGATGTGGACTATGTAATGACTGTTGAAACGAAAGGGATTCCCTTAGCGTACGCAACGGCACAGTACTTAAATGTCCCGATTATTATTGTTCGTCGTGATAATCGGGTAACAGAGGGTTCAGTTGTAAGTATTAATTATGTGTCAGGGTCTAGCAAGCGTATACAAACGATGTCCCTTTCACGTAGAGCGCTTCCGGCCAACGCTAAAGTCCTCATTATGGACGATTTTATGAAGGCGGGAGGCACCATACGCGGTATGATGGATCTCCTGCTTGAGTTCCAAGCTGAGGTCGTAGGGACATGTGTTTTTGTAGAAGCGGAGCACAAAGAAGAAAGGCTAGTGGATCAAGTTCGTTCTTTGATTCGAATTAAGCATATTGACTCAACAAACAAGCAAATTACGATGGAGACAGGAAGTCTCTTTGACAACCTAGAGTAG
- a CDS encoding RidA family protein, giving the protein MTVKKVVQTNEAPQAIGPYSQAMQVGEFLFTSGQIPLNKEGELVEGGIQEQTKQVIENLIAVLAAAGYSLSDVVKTTVFIKDMNEFVALNETYESYFGSTKPARSTVEVARLPKDVKVEIECIAVKS; this is encoded by the coding sequence ATGACAGTAAAAAAAGTAGTACAAACAAACGAAGCCCCGCAAGCTATTGGACCATATTCTCAAGCGATGCAAGTAGGGGAGTTCCTATTTACATCAGGCCAAATTCCATTGAATAAGGAAGGAGAGCTTGTAGAGGGTGGTATTCAAGAACAGACCAAACAAGTCATCGAAAACCTAATTGCTGTCCTAGCGGCAGCTGGTTATAGCTTGTCCGATGTTGTCAAAACCACCGTATTTATTAAGGACATGAACGAGTTTGTAGCCCTTAATGAAACGTATGAATCCTACTTTGGATCAACAAAACCAGCTCGTTCTACTGTCGAGGTGGCTAGACTTCCTAAGGACGTAAAAGTCGAGATAGAATGCATAGCTGTGAAAAGTTGA
- the spoVG gene encoding septation regulator SpoVG has product MEITDVRLRRVNTDGRMRAIASITIDNEFVVHDIRVIDGNNGMFVAMPSKRTPDGEFRDIAHPISSTTREKIQDAVLAEYDAAGEHAEELQVEEAGA; this is encoded by the coding sequence ATGGAAATTACCGACGTTAGACTTCGCCGTGTAAATACGGACGGAAGAATGCGAGCAATTGCTTCTATCACTATTGACAACGAGTTTGTCGTACATGACATTCGCGTCATTGATGGGAACAACGGAATGTTCGTAGCGATGCCTTCAAAACGCACTCCAGATGGAGAGTTTCGAGATATTGCACATCCAATATCTTCTACGACACGTGAGAAGATTCAAGACGCTGTTTTAGCTGAGTATGACGCAGCAGGCGAACATGCAGAGGAATTACAGGTGGAAGAAGCTGGGGCATAA
- the glmU gene encoding bifunctional UDP-N-acetylglucosamine diphosphorylase/glucosamine-1-phosphate N-acetyltransferase GlmU — MNDRYALILAAGKGTRMKSKKYKVLHPVCGKPMVQHVVDAAKRMNPQKTILVVGHGAEDVRQQLGPDVTYVLQEQQLGTGHAVKVAKDQLEGKQGHTLILYGDTPLITAEVLEELIQFHEEEQAIVTILTANMDNPTGYGRIVRDRHGNVLKIVEHKDASTQEKEIQEINTGIYCFSNEHLVNTLDKLTNQNAQGEYYITDCIEILKKQNHKVAAFLTEDTDVTHGVNDRIALAEAEKLMRLRINKQHMLQGVTIIDPENTYIGPDVTIGMDTTILPGTILSGHTVIGEDCVIGPYAELRHVHIGDGVAIEYAVLVESEVGDTTTVGPYAYIRPGSSIGKGSKIGDFVEIKNSTIGDGAKIPHLSYVGDADIGAKVNMGCGSLTVNYDGSQKHRTVVEEGSFVGCNVNLVAPVQIGPGAYIAAGSTITDSMPGDSFAIARQRQVTKENYAQKLKEKKKTK; from the coding sequence ATGAACGATAGATATGCACTGATCTTAGCAGCAGGTAAAGGGACAAGAATGAAATCCAAGAAGTATAAGGTGCTTCATCCTGTTTGCGGTAAACCAATGGTTCAGCATGTGGTTGATGCCGCCAAGCGAATGAATCCACAGAAAACTATTTTGGTTGTGGGTCATGGAGCAGAGGATGTTCGCCAGCAGCTAGGTCCTGACGTAACCTACGTGCTTCAAGAGCAACAGCTAGGAACGGGGCACGCTGTCAAGGTAGCTAAGGATCAGCTAGAAGGAAAGCAGGGACATACCCTCATTTTGTATGGAGACACCCCTTTAATTACAGCAGAAGTACTAGAGGAGCTTATTCAATTTCATGAAGAGGAGCAAGCAATTGTCACCATTTTAACAGCCAATATGGATAATCCTACTGGCTATGGTAGAATTGTTCGTGATCGGCATGGAAATGTGCTCAAGATTGTAGAGCACAAGGATGCCTCTACTCAGGAAAAGGAAATCCAAGAGATTAATACAGGGATTTATTGCTTTAGTAATGAGCATCTAGTAAACACCTTAGACAAATTAACGAATCAAAATGCCCAGGGAGAGTATTACATCACCGATTGTATTGAGATTTTAAAGAAACAAAATCATAAAGTGGCTGCTTTTCTAACAGAGGATACGGATGTCACACACGGCGTAAATGATAGAATCGCTTTAGCGGAAGCAGAAAAGCTGATGCGTTTGCGCATTAATAAGCAGCATATGCTCCAAGGAGTTACGATTATAGATCCTGAAAATACGTATATCGGACCCGATGTTACGATCGGCATGGACACGACCATCTTGCCCGGCACTATTTTATCGGGACACACGGTCATTGGAGAGGACTGCGTGATTGGACCTTACGCAGAGCTTCGTCATGTACACATTGGTGACGGTGTTGCGATTGAGTATGCTGTTTTAGTAGAGAGTGAAGTGGGTGATACCACTACAGTTGGTCCTTACGCTTATATTCGCCCAGGTTCTAGCATAGGAAAAGGAAGTAAAATCGGCGATTTTGTAGAGATTAAAAATTCGACGATTGGAGATGGAGCAAAAATTCCACATCTCAGCTATGTAGGAGACGCAGATATAGGAGCGAAGGTTAATATGGGCTGTGGCTCACTCACCGTTAACTATGACGGTTCACAAAAGCACCGTACTGTTGTGGAGGAAGGAAGCTTTGTAGGCTGTAATGTGAATCTTGTGGCTCCTGTACAGATTGGTCCTGGAGCGTATATTGCAGCAGGATCGACCATTACCGACTCTATGCCTGGAGATAGCTTTGCCATCGCACGTCAACGTCAAGTAACAAAGGAAAACTACGCACAAAAGCTAAAGGAAAAAAAGAAGACTAAATAA
- a CDS encoding ribose-phosphate diphosphokinase, translating to MANYRDPKLKVFTCNSNPALALQICEHIGVTLGKANVNHFSDGEIAVHINESVRGADVFVIQSTCAPVNDNIMELLVMVDALRRASAKSINVMIPYYGYARQDRKARARDPITAKLVANLIQVAGVNRVITMDLHATQIQGFFDIPVDHLLGVPILAEYFLEKDLKDVVVVSPDHGGVTRARKLAERLKAPIAIIDKRRPQPNVAEIMNIVGHIEGKTAILIDDIIDTAGTISLAANALAESGAKEVYACCTHPVLSGPAMERISASKIKELIVTNTIPLSEEKQNDQITVLSVASLLGEAIIRVHEELSVSKLFD from the coding sequence ATGGCCAATTATCGCGACCCAAAGTTGAAAGTTTTCACCTGTAATTCAAACCCAGCACTTGCCTTACAAATATGCGAGCATATCGGTGTTACCTTAGGGAAAGCCAATGTCAATCATTTTAGTGATGGAGAAATTGCTGTTCATATTAATGAAAGTGTTCGGGGGGCAGACGTCTTTGTAATTCAATCCACCTGTGCTCCAGTAAATGATAATATCATGGAGCTTCTTGTGATGGTGGACGCTCTGCGCCGAGCATCAGCTAAAAGTATTAATGTAATGATTCCATACTATGGCTACGCAAGACAGGATAGAAAAGCACGAGCAAGAGATCCAATCACAGCAAAACTAGTGGCCAACTTAATTCAAGTGGCTGGTGTAAATCGTGTAATTACCATGGACTTGCACGCCACACAGATCCAAGGTTTCTTCGATATCCCTGTGGATCATCTTTTAGGAGTTCCGATTTTAGCTGAATACTTTCTAGAAAAAGATTTGAAGGATGTCGTAGTGGTATCCCCTGATCATGGTGGTGTGACACGTGCTCGAAAGCTAGCTGAGCGTTTGAAGGCTCCGATTGCTATTATTGATAAGCGTAGACCACAACCAAACGTAGCTGAAATTATGAACATTGTTGGTCATATTGAAGGAAAAACGGCTATCCTTATTGATGACATCATCGATACAGCAGGAACCATCTCGCTAGCAGCGAATGCGTTAGCAGAAAGTGGTGCTAAAGAAGTGTACGCTTGCTGTACACATCCTGTGCTGTCTGGCCCAGCGATGGAACGTATCAGTGCATCTAAAATTAAAGAGCTTATAGTCACAAATACCATCCCACTCTCTGAAGAAAAACAAAACGATCAGATTACGGTGCTTTCCGTTGCCTCTTTATTAGGGGAAGCGATAATTCGTGTCCATGAGGAGCTTTCTGTAAGTAAGCTTTTTGATTGA
- a CDS encoding 50S ribosomal protein L25/general stress protein Ctc, which translates to MQTLQAEQRESLQKSYMNEQRSLGKVPAVVYGRNIDSTSIFVEEAELIKLIRDHGSNVLVQLKWGSGSSTVMIVDVQKNPLKEQVVHVDFQEINLKQKTIVEVPIEWVGEEAVMKDKAVLQKQAHVLEVETLPADIPERIQIDVSKMEIGDQLTIADVQVEGNFELVADQETVIVSVLPPTLETDPEEPQIDEEAEPALVEGEEESTDKAEEKEENE; encoded by the coding sequence ATGCAAACGTTACAGGCAGAGCAACGGGAAAGCCTTCAAAAGTCATACATGAACGAGCAGCGTAGTTTAGGAAAGGTTCCCGCTGTAGTATATGGGAGAAATATAGACAGTACCTCTATATTCGTAGAAGAGGCAGAGCTAATTAAACTCATACGGGATCACGGCAGTAATGTGTTGGTTCAACTAAAATGGGGTAGTGGTTCATCCACAGTAATGATTGTAGATGTTCAGAAAAACCCACTGAAGGAACAGGTGGTTCATGTAGACTTTCAGGAAATTAATCTGAAGCAAAAAACCATTGTAGAAGTCCCTATAGAGTGGGTAGGAGAAGAAGCAGTCATGAAGGATAAAGCCGTGCTCCAGAAGCAGGCGCATGTGCTTGAAGTAGAGACTCTTCCAGCAGATATTCCTGAACGTATCCAAATAGATGTGAGCAAAATGGAAATCGGTGACCAACTAACGATTGCTGATGTACAAGTGGAGGGTAACTTCGAGCTTGTAGCCGATCAAGAAACGGTCATAGTTTCTGTGCTTCCACCTACTCTAGAAACGGATCCTGAAGAGCCGCAAATTGATGAAGAAGCAGAGCCAGCTCTGGTTGAAGGTGAAGAGGAGAGCACTGATAAAGCAGAGGAGAAGGAAGAAAACGAATAA
- the pth gene encoding aminoacyl-tRNA hydrolase translates to MKLIVGLGNPGPKYELTRHNIGFLSIDYIADELGLDLNKSKWKGLYAEGVYQGEKIILLKPMTFMNLSGESIQEVMNFYKIPVENILIIFDDLDLPFGKIKLRYKGSSGGHNGLKSIIAHLGTDQFKRIKMGIGRPEFGDTVSYVLGQFPLEQQDTLEEMLAHASKASTAFIGEDDFTKVMNKYNG, encoded by the coding sequence ATGAAGCTAATCGTAGGATTGGGAAATCCAGGTCCCAAATATGAGCTAACACGTCATAATATTGGTTTTTTATCCATTGACTATATCGCTGATGAACTAGGTCTGGATTTAAATAAAAGCAAGTGGAAGGGATTATACGCAGAGGGTGTTTATCAAGGGGAAAAAATTATTTTGCTGAAGCCCATGACCTTTATGAATCTATCAGGTGAGTCCATTCAAGAGGTCATGAACTTTTACAAAATTCCAGTAGAGAATATTCTCATCATCTTTGATGATTTGGATCTGCCGTTTGGGAAAATTAAGCTGCGGTATAAAGGGAGCTCAGGTGGACATAATGGGCTAAAATCGATTATTGCTCACTTAGGTACAGATCAATTTAAGCGCATAAAGATGGGTATTGGTCGACCTGAATTCGGGGATACCGTTTCCTATGTCCTAGGTCAGTTTCCTTTGGAGCAACAGGATACGCTAGAAGAAATGCTGGCCCATGCCTCTAAAGCTAGTACCGCTTTTATAGGGGAAGATGATTTTACTAAAGTGATGAATAAGTACAATGGGTAG
- a CDS encoding anti-sigma-F factor Fin, giving the protein MSYRYVCRYCNQQLGLLTNNQLNEQELGFHTLSPEEKENILKKQENGDTHVHIVCEHCQDTIQRHPELLLHPNILQ; this is encoded by the coding sequence ATGTCCTATCGGTATGTCTGCCGTTACTGTAATCAACAGCTTGGATTGCTGACAAATAACCAACTAAATGAACAAGAGCTAGGGTTTCATACCCTATCTCCTGAGGAGAAAGAGAATATTTTGAAGAAACAAGAGAATGGTGACACTCATGTCCACATCGTTTGTGAACATTGTCAGGATACGATTCAACGTCATCCTGAATTATTACTACATCCTAACATCCTACAATAG
- the mfd gene encoding transcription-repair coupling factor codes for MQQILQHFSKGEDFQHVLTAHQKGIQEQLVSGLSGSSKSLFISSFLQEQDHSILVVTHNLFHAQKLYEDLIEWLDEDDIQLYPVNDLISSDIATASPELKGQRIQVLNQLLKGRKSVVIVPLAGVRRFLPPVADWKNASVTLQWGQDLDLEAFQQHLLYLGYERVGMVERQGEYSIRGGILDLYPASEAAPIRIELFDTEIDSIRTFDLSTQRSLETMKQVAIGPTVELLVRPEHFAYAKANIEKALQVQLQKTADQQVQDKLVENIGWELEQLQQNSVFQSLYKYVSCLYPKPSTIIDYLPSKAVVLFDEPARIIESEEYYKKEELDWKMSLVQTGEYLSDLSMAYPFEEWRANLKRPVLHVSLFLRQLAQIQPQNIVNFTSKSMQNFHGQIPIIKGEVSRWQKSRQAVIFLASDEERAKRMVRVLEDFDINVNIHVPDRIQVGVEPLIMIGRLHAGFELPLHQLVVVTESEIFTKQQKKKSRMQKQLSNAERIKNYSELNVGDHVVHINHGIGKYLGIVTLEIDGVHKDYLHLKYSGNDKLYVPVEQIDQVQKYVGGDDHEPKVYSLGGSDWKKVKSKVESSVKDIAADLIKLYAKREATEGFPFAKDSDMHQEFDSLFPYQETEDQLRAIEEIKKDMEKSRPMDRLLCGDVGYGKTEVAIRAAFKAVMDGKQVAILVPTTILAQQHYETMRERFIDYPIGIEVLSRFRSRKEQNQTIKKLKTGLVDIVIGTHRLLSKDLEFKDLGLLIVDEEQRFGVSHKEKIKQLKENIDVLTLTATPIPRTLHMSMLGVRDLSVIETPPENRFPVQTYVVEYNGALVREAIERELSRGGQVYFLFNQVQGIEQMAEQIRMLVPDARVAIAHGQMKESELEGVMIDFLEGEFDVLVSTTIIETGVDIPNVNTLLIYNADKMGLSQLYQLRGRVGRSNRMAYAYFTYQRDKVLTEVAEKRLQAIKEFTELGSGFKIAMRDLSIRGAGNLLGAEQHGFITSVGFDLYSQLLKEAIDELKGEKPQQQKPQLEVDLHVDAYIPETYVKDGKQKIEMYKKVHAVQTLEDVQELEEEFLDRFGHPPEPVARLFIVARLKGYAMKLGMESLILKNDTLKMMFHASQNDKIDGGRLFHIANQYGRRVGLISDRQIGISFKTKGLPEGEWLTLVEQFVTQLDQENILKGEEKHAL; via the coding sequence ATGCAACAAATCCTACAGCATTTTTCCAAAGGGGAGGACTTCCAGCACGTACTAACAGCTCATCAAAAAGGCATTCAAGAGCAATTAGTGTCCGGCCTAAGTGGTTCTTCTAAGTCCTTATTTATTAGTTCTTTTCTACAAGAGCAGGATCATTCTATCTTAGTGGTCACTCACAATTTATTTCATGCTCAAAAACTATATGAAGATTTAATAGAGTGGTTGGACGAAGACGACATACAGCTTTATCCTGTTAACGACCTTATCTCATCCGACATTGCTACCGCCAGCCCTGAGCTTAAGGGACAGCGTATTCAGGTTCTGAATCAATTGTTGAAGGGAAGAAAAAGTGTAGTCATTGTCCCTTTAGCTGGAGTACGACGCTTTCTTCCTCCTGTAGCTGATTGGAAAAATGCGAGTGTAACGTTACAGTGGGGACAAGACTTAGATCTTGAAGCCTTTCAACAGCATCTTTTGTATCTAGGATATGAAAGAGTAGGAATGGTCGAAAGGCAAGGGGAGTATAGTATCAGGGGAGGAATCCTAGATCTTTATCCAGCATCTGAAGCGGCTCCTATTCGTATTGAGCTTTTTGATACGGAAATTGATTCTATTCGTACCTTTGATTTGTCTACCCAGCGCTCTCTGGAAACGATGAAGCAGGTAGCCATTGGTCCAACGGTAGAGCTTCTAGTTCGTCCGGAGCATTTTGCTTACGCAAAAGCAAACATTGAAAAAGCGCTACAGGTGCAGCTACAGAAAACGGCTGATCAGCAGGTTCAGGATAAGCTTGTAGAGAATATTGGTTGGGAATTGGAGCAGCTACAACAAAACAGTGTATTTCAGAGTCTATATAAGTACGTGTCTTGCTTGTATCCAAAGCCAAGTACAATTATTGATTATCTACCCTCCAAAGCGGTGGTGCTATTTGACGAGCCTGCTAGAATTATAGAGTCAGAGGAATACTACAAAAAAGAAGAATTAGATTGGAAAATGTCTCTCGTTCAAACAGGGGAGTATTTGTCAGACCTAAGTATGGCCTATCCTTTTGAAGAATGGAGAGCGAATTTGAAGCGTCCTGTTCTGCATGTCTCCTTATTTTTGCGACAGTTAGCTCAGATTCAGCCTCAAAATATCGTCAACTTCACCTCGAAATCCATGCAAAATTTTCATGGACAGATTCCAATCATTAAAGGAGAGGTATCTAGGTGGCAAAAAAGCAGGCAGGCGGTCATTTTCTTAGCTAGTGATGAGGAAAGAGCGAAGCGCATGGTGCGAGTCTTAGAAGACTTTGATATTAATGTGAATATTCATGTTCCTGACAGGATCCAGGTGGGTGTAGAGCCTCTTATTATGATTGGTCGACTACATGCTGGCTTTGAGCTGCCCCTTCATCAGCTTGTTGTGGTTACAGAATCTGAAATTTTCACGAAGCAGCAAAAAAAGAAAAGCAGAATGCAAAAGCAGTTATCCAATGCGGAAAGAATCAAAAACTACTCCGAATTAAATGTGGGCGATCATGTGGTCCACATCAACCATGGAATCGGAAAATATTTAGGGATTGTTACCCTGGAGATTGATGGAGTTCATAAGGATTACTTACATCTTAAATACTCTGGAAACGACAAGCTGTATGTTCCTGTAGAGCAAATTGATCAGGTGCAGAAGTACGTAGGTGGCGATGACCACGAGCCAAAGGTATATTCACTTGGGGGAAGTGACTGGAAGAAGGTTAAGAGTAAGGTCGAATCCTCTGTTAAGGATATTGCTGCCGATTTAATCAAGCTTTACGCTAAACGAGAAGCAACAGAAGGCTTTCCCTTCGCCAAAGACTCTGATATGCATCAGGAATTCGATTCTCTTTTCCCTTATCAGGAAACAGAGGATCAATTAAGAGCGATCGAGGAAATCAAAAAGGATATGGAAAAAAGCAGACCGATGGATCGTTTGCTGTGCGGGGACGTGGGCTACGGCAAGACTGAAGTAGCCATACGAGCTGCGTTTAAAGCGGTCATGGATGGTAAGCAGGTGGCCATTCTAGTACCAACTACGATTCTTGCCCAGCAGCATTATGAAACGATGCGTGAGCGCTTTATCGACTATCCGATTGGAATAGAGGTGCTGAGTCGCTTCCGTTCAAGAAAAGAACAGAACCAAACGATTAAAAAGCTTAAAACTGGTCTGGTTGATATTGTCATAGGAACACATCGTCTGCTGTCCAAGGATTTAGAGTTTAAGGATTTAGGATTATTAATCGTGGACGAGGAACAGCGTTTTGGAGTGTCTCATAAAGAAAAGATCAAGCAATTAAAAGAGAATATTGACGTATTAACGCTGACCGCCACACCGATTCCTAGAACCTTACACATGTCCATGCTAGGGGTTCGTGATCTATCTGTTATTGAAACACCACCTGAAAATCGTTTTCCGGTTCAGACGTATGTGGTGGAATACAACGGAGCCTTAGTTCGAGAAGCGATCGAAAGAGAGCTATCGAGAGGAGGGCAGGTCTACTTTCTATTTAATCAGGTACAGGGGATTGAGCAAATGGCAGAACAAATTCGCATGCTTGTCCCTGATGCAAGAGTAGCGATCGCCCATGGTCAAATGAAGGAATCTGAGCTAGAAGGGGTTATGATCGATTTTCTAGAGGGAGAATTTGATGTTCTTGTAAGTACTACGATTATTGAAACGGGCGTAGATATTCCAAATGTAAATACGCTTTTGATTTACAATGCGGATAAAATGGGCTTATCCCAGCTTTACCAGCTTCGTGGACGTGTGGGGCGTTCTAATCGTATGGCGTATGCCTACTTTACGTATCAAAGAGACAAGGTTCTTACAGAGGTAGCTGAAAAACGATTGCAGGCTATCAAGGAATTTACAGAGCTAGGCTCAGGCTTTAAAATCGCTATGCGGGACCTGTCCATACGTGGCGCAGGAAATTTACTAGGAGCCGAGCAGCACGGTTTTATTACATCCGTAGGTTTTGATCTGTACTCTCAATTATTGAAGGAAGCTATTGATGAACTTAAAGGCGAAAAGCCCCAGCAGCAAAAGCCTCAGCTTGAGGTTGACTTGCATGTAGATGCGTATATTCCAGAAACGTATGTTAAGGATGGAAAGCAAAAAATCGAAATGTATAAAAAGGTACACGCTGTACAAACGCTTGAAGATGTGCAAGAATTGGAAGAGGAATTCCTGGATCGCTTTGGCCATCCACCAGAGCCTGTAGCTCGTCTTTTCATTGTTGCCCGATTAAAAGGCTATGCGATGAAACTAGGGATGGAATCTCTTATTCTCAAAAATGACACATTAAAAATGATGTTTCACGCAAGCCAAAATGATAAGATAGACGGGGGTCGTTTATTTCATATTGCCAATCAGTACGGTCGGAGAGTGGGGCTTATCTCAGATCGTCAAATCGGGATATCATTTAAAACAAAAGGTCTACCAGAGGGTGAATGGCTGACTTTAGTTGAACAGTTTGTTACCCAGCTAGATCAAGAAAACATCTTGAAAGGAGAAGAAAAGCATGCGTTATAA